The Plasmodium knowlesi strain H genome assembly, chromosome: 14 genome has a segment encoding these proteins:
- a CDS encoding glideosome-associated protein 45, putative: MGNYCRKNRAKEPKRREIDELAEREKLESEVEEQPEQIPEDIEELQDQPEEPPEEEEENEEVIEYPIQENKSFDENNLDDLDRSNSDIYSESHKYDNSSDKLETGSQLTLSTDATGIVQQVTKLSEPAHEESIYNTYKSVTPCDMNKLDETAKVFSRRCGCDLGERHDENACKICRKIDLSDTPLLS, translated from the coding sequence ATGGGAAATTACTGCAGAAAAAACAGAGCGAAGGAACctaaaagaagagaaatagACGAATTAGcggagagggaaaaattggaaagcGAAGTTGAAGAGCAGCCAGAGCAGATTCCAGAAGATATAGAAGAACTTCAGGATCAGCCAGAAGAACCTccagaagaggaagaggagaatGAAGAGGTTATAGAGTATCCTATACAAGAGAATAAATCCTTCGATGAAAATAATCTGGATGATTTAGACAGGTCAAATTCGGACATATATTCAGAATCGCACAAGTACGATAACAGCAGCGACAAATTGGAAACGGGTTCTCAGTTAACTCTCTCAACCGACGCCACCGGCATCGTACAACAAGTTACGAAGCTCAGTGAGCCTGCGCACGAAGAGAGTATATACAACACCTACAAGTCGGTCACCCCTTGTGACATGAATAAACTGGACGAGACGGCGAAAGTGTTTTCAAGACGATGTGGATGTGACCTTGGGGAACGTCACGACGAAAATGCCTGCAAAATATGTAGAAAAATCGACCTGTCCGATACGCCCCTACTCAGTTGA
- a CDS encoding cAMP-dependent protein kinase regulatory subunit, putative, with amino-acid sequence MGNVCTWRQGKGIPGEQNASTMNDQDIQKQFEKYEESVKRNSKKNILRDKSKSSIDGGKSNLSSSSSMNKREDGDSQYKAAHNDAQEESQLSGANQLPSSVAKKKILISEDYSSDGDETDCLSEVDKKEMELKESDIVNLSVSQGKRMSVSAEAYGEWNKKKLNFVPKVYKKDENEKEKIREALNDSFLFNHLNKNEMETIVNAFFDEHVEKNVNIINEGEEGDLLYVIDEGEVEIYKMKENKKEVLTILKSKDVFGELALLYNSKRAATAKALTKCHLWALDRESFTYIIKDNIAKKRKMYEDFLTHISILKDMDPYERSKVADSLKTKTFSDEEVIIKEGEPGDTFYIIVDGSALAIKDKTVIKTYSKGDYFGELALLKNQPRAATVKAKDSCQVVYLDRKSFKRLLGPIEEILHRNVENYKKVLKELGLDTACIEGN; translated from the exons ATGGGCAATGTGTGCACATG GAGACAAGGGAAAGGAATTCCTGGCGAACAGAACGCATCAACCATGAATGACCAAGATATACAGAAGCAATTCGAGAAGTATGAAGAGAGTGTAAAGAGGAACAGcaagaaaaatatcctccGAGATAAATCCAAGAGCAGTATCGATGGAGGGAAAAGCAATTTGTCCAGTTCCTCCTCAATgaataaaagggaagacgGAGACTCTCAATATAAGGCAGCGCATAATGATGCCCAGGAGGAGAGTCAGCTCTCCGGCGCAAATCAGTTGCCTTCGTCGGtagcgaagaagaaaatacttATAA GTGAGGATTACTCAAGCGACGGAGACGAAACGGATTGCCTAAGCGAAGTggacaagaaggaaatggaGTTGAAGGAGTCGGACATAGTCAATCTGAGCGTCAGCCAAGGCAAGCGCATGTCAGTGAGCGCGGAGGCATATGGAgagtggaacaaaaaaaaactaaactTTGTTCCAAAAGTGTacaaaaaagatgaaaacgaaaaagaaaaaataagggaaGCTTTAAATGACTCCTTCCTATTTAATCACCTaaataaaaacgaaatggaaaCCATTGTGAACGCCTTCTTTGATGAGcacgtggaaaaaaatgttaacatAATAAACGAAGGAGAGGAAGGCGACCTTCTTTATGTAATTGATGAAGGAGAAGTagaaatttataaaatgaaggaaaacaaaaaggaagtatTAACGATCCTAAAGTCCAAGGATGTCTTTGGAGAATTGGCTCTACTGTATAATTCCAAAAGAGCTGCAACTGCAAAAGCTTTAACCAAGTGTCACTTGTGGGCACTAGATAGGGAGTCATTTACCTATATAATTAAAGACAATATCgcaaagaagagaaaaatgtacGAAGATTTTCTCACACATATTTCTATATTAAAAGATATGGATCCATATGAAAGGTCCAAAGTTGCTGATTCTCTAAAAACGAAAACATTTTCAGATGAAGAAGTTATTattaaggaaggggaacCGGGAGATACTTTCTATATAATCGTTGATGGAAGCGCTTTAGCAATAAAAGATAAGACAGTTATTAAGACATATAGTAAAGGAGACTATTTTGGAGAGTTAGCCCTTTTGAAAAACCAACCCAGGGCCGCTACTGTTAAGGCCAAAGATTCCTGCCAAGTCGTTTACCTCGACAGGAAGAGCTTTAAGAGACTTCTAGGACCCATAGAAGAAATTCTACACAGAAATGttgaaaattacaaaaaggtCCTCAAAGAGTTGGGCCTAGACACGGCTTGCATTGAAGGGAACTGA
- a CDS encoding nucleus export protein BRR6, putative produces MKICESKLPIIPIEDAKHYSCSEDNDTINLENNSNDLNSYQNFLIGSSPNDGVHKCRDKHMHSLVKKEKGREKNCSTGGSNAGSHAGSHSWSNRARMRTTNRSINEKGLNLIKRKKGLMRKDPYGSTHLVLGNIRSGRKLKRKLLWNSYYGDQNTNVSELSYIKEFENNSFMHDNGHHMLVYENKYPDYSALSKRENRSNKIKNFFVYSPDIIQRWIRVIFNVIITSLIVTLIYFTFISVREDINKKVAIQMQNVKEESESCKKQYYAHKCGTVNLPILNDKCEEWLRCMKTDHKLYQDFSFLSAQMLGQLINAFIVQFEWKSICVIAFIFLLIFIGSNYALSIGGGGGARGNGNEYNLYSPHMSPAVHANGSIPPFPYYHFYPFMPQGVNYGGPSNNPDVPMMNIPFSQNKYYSSGSMGRAGGGYPPTNYSYLNQYTNNSENNASTQSNSRNKDYSEVYNGSSKKDSKRGSKKLGFLKYLTPGFK; encoded by the coding sequence ATGAAAATCTGCGAGAGCAAGCTGCCCATCATCCCGATAGAGGACGCCAAGCATTACTCCTGCAGCGAGGATAACGACACCATCAACCTGGAGAATAATTCAAACGACCTAAACAGCTACCAGAATTTTCTGATCGGCAGTTCGCCTAACGACGGGGTACACAAATGCAGGGATAAGCACATGCACTCCTTggtaaagaaggagaagggcaGGGAGAAAAATTGCAGCACCGGTGGTAGCAACGCGGGGAGCCATGCAGGCAGTCATTCGTGGAGTAATCGTGCGCGCATGCGTACTACCAACCGCAGTATCAATGAGAAGGGCCTAAATCTgatcaaaaggaaaaagggattGATGAGGAAAGATCCCTATGGAAGTACACACTTGGTACTGGGTAATATACGAAGTGGTAGaaagttaaaaagaaagctTCTTTGGAATAGTTATTATGGAGACCAAAATACAAATGTGTCTGAATTATCGTACATAAAGGAATTTGAAAATAACTCTTTTATGCATGATAATGGTCATCACATGCTAGTGTACGAAAATAAGTACCCAGATTATAGTGCACTAagtaaaagagaaaacagaagtaacaaaataaaaaatttctttgtCTACTCTCCAGATATTATCCAAAGATGGATAAGAGTAATATTTAATGTTATCATAACATCCCTAATAGTGACACTGATCTATTTTACATTCATATCTGTTAGGGAagacataaataaaaaagtagcTATTCAGATGCAGaatgtgaaggaagaatCTGAATCCTGTAAGAAACAATATTATGCACATAAATGTGGTACAGTCAATTTGCCTATCCTAAATGATAAGTGTGAAGAATGGTTAAGGTGCATGAAAACGGATCACAAATTATATCaggatttttcttttttgtctgCTCAAATGTTAGGGCAACTTATTAATGCATTTATTGTTCAGTTTGAGTGGAAGAGCATTTGTGTAATTGCCTTTATATTccttttaatatttattGGTAGTAATTATGCCTTATCCATTGGCGGAGGAGGAGGGGCTAGAGGAAATGGTAATGAATATAATTTGTACAGTCCACATATGAGTCCTGCTGTGCATGCAAATGGAAGCATCCCTCCTTTCCCTTACtaccacttttatcctttcaTGCCACAAGGTGTGAATTATGGTGGACCAAGTAACAACCCTGATGTCCCAATGATGAATATTCCATTTTCGCAAAATAAATACTACTCAAGTGGTAGTATGGGCAGAGCCGGGGGGGGGTACCCCCCAACAAATTATAGCTATCTCAATCAGTACACAAACAACAGCGAGAATAATGCGTCCACGCAGTCCAACTCCAGGAATAAAGACTACTCCGAGGTATATAATGGTTCCTCCAAGAAGGATTCCAAACGTGGCTCCAAGAAATTGGGTTTCCTCAAATACCTCACGCCCGGTTTTAAGTAA